A part of Campylobacter concisus genomic DNA contains:
- a CDS encoding multidrug effflux MFS transporter: MKKENSKLFLLLFLGALSAFGPFVTDLYLPALPAITEWFKTSVTATQLTITTSMAGLAIGQLIVGPISDKFGRKTPLTISLIVYTISTIFIFFAQNIQFFIFMRIIQGLASAGSLVISRAVVSDLYKGHEMTKFFSLMMVVNGLAPILSPIGGSLLLKFTDWRGIFMALTIIGILLFIANFYFKESLSQSNRLKMPLLVTYSVFVKILRKKKFILFVSIQTFAMGAMFAYIASSSFIFQEFYSLSPVSYSFCFASNGLGLIIGARLASLLNERKALKTGLFGTLFASVFIAFMLCFKFEVIGVIIAFFLLLLFTGFVLPTASSLAMNEGREYAGSASAILGFCPFFLGGVVSPLVGLGDIFYSTSIVILVCTLLALISFLRLKRVA; this comes from the coding sequence ATGAAAAAAGAAAATTCCAAACTATTTTTGTTGCTATTTTTAGGTGCTCTCTCTGCCTTTGGACCATTTGTGACAGATCTTTATTTGCCAGCACTTCCGGCTATTACTGAGTGGTTTAAAACAAGCGTTACAGCTACACAATTAACGATCACGACATCGATGGCAGGCTTAGCCATAGGTCAGCTAATAGTTGGCCCAATAAGCGATAAATTTGGACGAAAAACGCCACTTACCATCTCGCTCATCGTCTATACGATAAGCACTATTTTTATATTTTTTGCGCAAAATATCCAGTTTTTTATCTTTATGCGCATCATCCAAGGGCTAGCAAGTGCCGGCAGCTTAGTCATCTCAAGGGCTGTTGTGAGTGATCTTTATAAGGGTCATGAAATGACTAAATTTTTTAGTCTTATGATGGTCGTAAATGGTCTTGCTCCGATACTCTCGCCAATTGGCGGTAGCTTACTACTTAAATTTACCGACTGGCGTGGCATCTTTATGGCACTTACTATCATTGGTATCTTACTTTTTATTGCAAATTTTTATTTCAAAGAGAGCTTGAGTCAGTCAAATCGCTTAAAAATGCCTTTGCTAGTGACTTATAGTGTTTTTGTCAAAATTTTAAGAAAGAAAAAATTTATACTTTTCGTAAGCATTCAGACATTTGCGATGGGTGCGATGTTTGCTTATATAGCGTCATCTTCGTTTATTTTTCAAGAATTTTATTCTCTAAGTCCAGTAAGTTATAGCTTTTGCTTTGCTTCAAATGGTTTGGGGCTTATTATAGGAGCAAGGCTTGCTAGTCTTTTAAATGAGAGAAAAGCACTCAAAACTGGGCTTTTTGGTACCTTGTTTGCTAGTGTTTTTATTGCTTTCATGCTTTGTTTCAAATTTGAAGTGATCGGCGTTATCATCGCATTTTTCTTATTGCTTCTTTTTACAGGATTTGTCTTGCCAACTGCTTCATCGCTAGCCATGAATGAAGGCAGAGAATACGCAGGCTCAGCCTCAGCAATACTTGGATTTTGCCCATTTTTCTTAGGCGGCGTCGTCTCTCCGTTAGTTGGGCTTGGTGATATATTTTACTCGACTTCTATTGTTATTTTAGTCTGCACATTACTTGCTTTGATATCTTTTTTAAGGTTAAAAAGAGTTGCGTAA
- a CDS encoding uroporphyrinogen-III synthase — MRKIYLISNTKTTDESVINLSVSKIEFLKFELNLSDYDELVATSKNAFNALKFNNIKAINLPVFAIANSCTAAAREFGFSEIYTGKNAHGDDFAREILPLLKGKKVLYLKGKDSASNFLEILQNGGVNIKAIVAYENVLNPCKMELKPPKNSILIFASPLNVKNFLNNFGWDESYQAISIGKVTAKELKFTEPIVSQSQDINACIALAKTLL; from the coding sequence TTGCGTAAAATTTATCTTATTTCAAATACAAAAACGACTGATGAGAGCGTTATAAATTTAAGCGTAAGCAAGATCGAGTTTTTAAAATTTGAACTAAATTTAAGCGACTATGATGAGCTGGTAGCCACTTCTAAAAATGCTTTTAATGCATTAAAATTTAACAATATAAAAGCTATAAATTTGCCAGTCTTTGCCATCGCAAATAGTTGTACGGCAGCCGCAAGAGAGTTTGGATTTAGTGAAATTTACACCGGAAAGAACGCTCACGGAGATGACTTCGCAAGAGAAATTTTGCCACTTTTAAAAGGTAAAAAGGTTCTTTATCTAAAAGGTAAAGATAGTGCTTCAAATTTCTTAGAAATTTTGCAAAATGGCGGAGTAAATATAAAGGCAATTGTCGCTTATGAAAATGTCTTAAATCCTTGCAAAATGGAGCTAAAACCACCAAAAAATAGTATCTTGATCTTTGCTTCTCCACTAAATGTCAAAAATTTTCTTAATAATTTTGGCTGGGATGAGAGCTATCAAGCGATAAGCATTGGAAAGGTAACTGCAAAAGAGCTAAAATTTACCGAGCCAATAGTAAGCCAAAGTCAAGATATAAACGCCTGTATCGCGCTTGCCAAAACATTACTTTAA
- a CDS encoding YbgA family protein, with product MRHKDTRIECEELWAKNKYFVLSKSHKAYLEIRAYLREKEPDVLWINKKIQEARDMKESKKDFSNAVLHIWGYFKKDASTIEKQALFDILNGYMEGKNNQDVVIECINTLLKKYPSEYLEKSTLLTVEQL from the coding sequence ATGAGACACAAAGATACAAGAATAGAATGTGAAGAGTTATGGGCAAAAAATAAATATTTTGTACTAAGCAAATCGCATAAAGCATATTTGGAGATAAGGGCGTATTTGAGGGAAAAAGAACCGGATGTTTTATGGATAAATAAAAAAATACAGGAAGCAAGAGATATGAAGGAGAGTAAAAAAGATTTTAGTAATGCCGTTCTTCACATATGGGGATATTTCAAAAAAGACGCTAGTACAATTGAAAAACAGGCATTATTTGATATATTAAATGGATATATGGAAGGGAAAAATAATCAAGATGTTGTAATTGAATGCATTAACACCTTACTAAAGAAATACCCTAGTGAATATTTAGAAAAATCAACTTTGTTAACAGTAGAACAATTATGA
- the purD gene encoding phosphoribosylamine--glycine ligase: MNILIIGSGGREYAIALKLKNEKNINLYFAPGNGATSRLGENLNIKDFYELANFAKKNSIELTIVGPEAPLSEGVVDIFKKEGLLIFGPSKAAARLEASKAYMKDFLARNNIKTARYLNTEDKEKAFKFIDTLSAPMVVKADGLCAGKGVIIANSKEDAKEAVSDMLSGASFGDAGKFVVVEEFLDGFELSFFAICDGENFVSLPVAQDHKRLLDNDEGPNTGGMGAYAPSPLASKELIKRVEEEVVKPTLKGMKNEGSPFCGVLFVGLMIVKNEPYVLEFNVRFGDPECEVLMPLIDGNLSEILLNAAKGELKPISLKDEFAVGVVMASKDYPYKSSPKAKISVLNDVKDAHIAYAGVSEQGGEIYADGGRVLVCVATAKSIKEARDRAYELCENVKFDGAHYRKDIAWQALK; encoded by the coding sequence ATGAATATTCTCATAATAGGAAGTGGCGGCCGCGAATACGCCATTGCTCTAAAACTAAAAAACGAAAAAAATATAAATTTATACTTTGCGCCAGGAAATGGTGCGACCTCACGTCTTGGTGAGAATTTAAACATAAAAGACTTTTATGAACTTGCAAATTTTGCTAAAAAAAATAGTATCGAGCTAACTATAGTAGGACCTGAAGCGCCGCTTAGTGAAGGCGTAGTGGATATCTTTAAAAAAGAGGGTTTGCTCATCTTTGGACCAAGCAAAGCAGCTGCTAGACTTGAAGCTAGCAAAGCCTATATGAAGGACTTTTTGGCTAGAAATAATATAAAAACCGCAAGATATTTAAACACAGAAGATAAAGAAAAGGCATTTAAATTTATTGATACCTTAAGCGCGCCGATGGTCGTAAAGGCCGATGGACTTTGCGCTGGCAAGGGCGTAATAATCGCAAATTCTAAAGAGGATGCCAAAGAGGCAGTTAGCGACATGCTAAGCGGAGCCAGCTTTGGTGATGCTGGTAAATTTGTTGTCGTTGAAGAGTTTTTAGACGGCTTTGAGCTGAGCTTTTTTGCTATTTGCGACGGCGAAAATTTTGTAAGCTTGCCAGTAGCTCAAGATCATAAACGTCTGCTTGATAATGACGAAGGTCCAAATACTGGCGGTATGGGCGCTTATGCTCCAAGTCCGCTTGCTTCAAAAGAGCTGATAAAAAGGGTCGAAGAAGAGGTTGTAAAGCCAACTTTAAAAGGGATGAAAAACGAGGGCAGTCCGTTTTGTGGAGTACTTTTTGTGGGGCTAATGATCGTGAAAAATGAGCCTTATGTACTTGAGTTTAACGTGAGATTCGGCGATCCTGAGTGCGAGGTTTTGATGCCATTAATTGACGGAAATTTAAGCGAAATTTTACTAAATGCTGCAAAGGGCGAGCTAAAGCCTATTAGCTTAAAAGATGAATTTGCAGTTGGCGTTGTGATGGCTAGTAAGGACTATCCGTATAAAAGCAGCCCAAAAGCTAAAATTTCAGTTTTAAATGATGTAAAAGATGCTCACATCGCTTATGCTGGTGTTAGCGAGCAAGGCGGAGAAATTTATGCAGATGGTGGTAGAGTATTAGTCTGTGTGGCCACTGCGAAGAGCATAAAAGAGGCACGTGATAGAGCTTATGAGCTTTGCGAAAATGTAAAATTTGATGGAGCACATTATAGAAAAGATATTGCCTGGCAGGCATTAAAATGA
- a CDS encoding cupin domain-containing protein, translating into MSQIYNLDKDTKIVEKSVVSKRLFQNKNASVDIYAFDEGEELDHEMLFIDSLAWVIDGEAQLEYGKKQMRLGRDEACLIEAKTWRKLKFTKKTKYLLIDFKENVMIDHLDKASIFSLADAVSYESGKIVSKTLVKNENGSMSLLSFDKDQELSTHAAPGDALLIALDGELDLKIADESFHLVKGDSIVLPGKIPHGLKVKDKFKMLLIVTKDKM; encoded by the coding sequence ATGAGTCAAATTTATAATTTAGACAAAGATACAAAAATAGTTGAAAAAAGCGTCGTTAGTAAAAGGCTCTTTCAAAACAAAAATGCAAGCGTCGATATATACGCATTTGACGAGGGTGAGGAGCTAGACCATGAGATGCTTTTTATAGATAGCCTTGCCTGGGTGATAGATGGTGAAGCGCAGCTAGAGTATGGTAAAAAGCAGATGAGGCTTGGGCGCGACGAAGCTTGCCTTATTGAGGCAAAAACCTGGCGAAAACTCAAATTTACAAAGAAAACAAAATATTTACTAATAGATTTTAAGGAGAATGTTATGATAGATCATTTAGACAAAGCGAGTATCTTTAGCCTCGCAGATGCCGTTAGCTACGAGAGTGGCAAGATAGTTAGCAAGACGCTTGTTAAAAACGAAAATGGCTCGATGTCGCTGCTAAGTTTTGACAAAGACCAAGAGCTTTCAACCCACGCTGCCCCTGGCGATGCGCTACTTATCGCGCTTGATGGCGAGCTTGATTTAAAGATAGCTGATGAGAGCTTTCATCTAGTAAAGGGCGATAGCATCGTGCTTCCAGGTAAGATCCCACACGGCCTAAAAGTGAAAGACAAATTCAAAATGCTTCTAATCGTCACAAAAGACAAAATGTAA
- the nhaD gene encoding sodium:proton antiporter NhaD, translated as MRFFGLLGLFFAMAFGADGETAAIDLTTTWAGILSLIIFVVGYFFIAAEENFHIDKAKPAIFIGTFMFLLIGVYMLINGMDVHSLEHEVNHLILEIAQIVFFLMVAMTFIEALIERDVFNALKYNLVSKGYTYRKLFWLTGILAFFISPVADNLTTALILSTVLLTIDRNNTNFLVAGAINIVVAANAGGAWSPFGDITTLMAWAAGKAPFVDFFALFPASITGWFVTAFLLSRVVPSTAPHFDVANEPKVVMKKGGKAVIFIGAFTIFCAVMMHQLFHLPAMWGMMFGFSLLSLYTYYFKKAHKNEEPMHVFHYMSKIENNTLFFFFGILAAVGALHFAGFLNYAVSLYDKFGSTAVNIGVGFLSAIVDNVPVMSAVLKANPAMGADAGEAMSQWLLVTLTAGIGGSMISFGSAAGVGVMGKLKGIYTFGAHMKYAWMVVLGYIVSIIVWYVQFEIFHIYF; from the coding sequence ATGAGGTTTTTTGGACTTCTAGGCTTGTTTTTCGCGATGGCTTTTGGTGCTGATGGAGAAACCGCAGCTATTGACTTAACTACTACATGGGCAGGAATTTTATCGCTTATAATTTTTGTTGTTGGATATTTTTTCATAGCAGCAGAAGAAAATTTCCATATCGACAAAGCAAAACCTGCTATTTTTATCGGTACGTTTATGTTCCTACTTATTGGCGTTTATATGCTTATAAATGGCATGGATGTGCATTCGCTTGAACATGAGGTAAATCACCTGATTTTAGAGATCGCTCAGATCGTATTTTTCTTGATGGTGGCGATGACTTTTATAGAAGCACTTATAGAAAGAGACGTATTTAATGCGCTTAAATATAATCTCGTATCAAAAGGCTATACTTATAGAAAGCTATTTTGGCTAACTGGTATTTTGGCATTTTTCATAAGCCCAGTAGCTGATAACCTAACAACAGCACTTATTCTTTCAACCGTTCTTCTAACGATAGATAGAAATAATACAAATTTCCTAGTAGCTGGCGCGATAAATATCGTCGTTGCAGCAAATGCAGGTGGAGCATGGAGCCCATTTGGCGATATCACTACGCTTATGGCTTGGGCTGCTGGAAAAGCACCATTTGTCGACTTTTTCGCACTTTTCCCAGCATCTATCACTGGCTGGTTTGTAACGGCATTTTTACTTTCTCGCGTGGTGCCAAGTACTGCACCGCATTTTGATGTAGCAAACGAGCCAAAAGTGGTTATGAAAAAAGGTGGCAAAGCGGTTATCTTTATAGGTGCATTTACTATCTTTTGCGCAGTTATGATGCACCAGTTGTTTCACTTACCAGCGATGTGGGGCATGATGTTTGGCTTCTCGCTACTTAGCCTTTATACATATTATTTCAAAAAAGCTCACAAAAATGAAGAGCCAATGCATGTATTTCACTATATGTCAAAGATCGAAAACAACACACTATTTTTCTTCTTTGGAATTTTAGCTGCAGTTGGCGCTCTTCATTTTGCTGGATTTTTAAATTACGCTGTATCACTTTATGATAAATTTGGCTCAACTGCTGTAAATATTGGTGTTGGATTCCTTTCAGCGATCGTTGATAACGTCCCTGTTATGTCAGCTGTTTTAAAAGCAAATCCGGCAATGGGAGCTGATGCAGGTGAGGCAATGAGTCAGTGGCTATTAGTGACACTAACTGCTGGTATTGGCGGTTCGATGATCAGCTTTGGTTCAGCAGCTGGTGTCGGGGTAATGGGTAAATTAAAAGGAATTTATACCTTTGGCGCACATATGAAATACGCTTGGATGGTGGTTCTAGGATATATCGTATCAATCATTGTTTGGTATGTGCAGTTTGAAATTTTTCATATCTATTTTTAA
- the guaA gene encoding glutamine-hydrolyzing GMP synthase yields MNNTIIVLDFGSQYTQLIARRLREEGVYTEILPFNAKLSEIKAKEPKGIILSGGPASVYAKDAYFCDNGVFELNIPILGVCYGMQLLAHTHGAEVLAADQKEYGKAELNVIKEHELFKDTPSKQIVWMSHSDYVKDLPEGFEVIAVSENSPYCAFGDDKRKFYAIQFHAEVQHSEYGTQILKNFAKYICGCESTWNMGSFAKNKIDEIRKTVGTHKVLCAVSGGVDSSVTAALLAAAVPKNLILVFVDNGLLRTNEKEQVEATFRTKLGVELVSIDASETFLGRLAGVVDPEKKRKIIGETFIEIFEQEAKKHGDVKFLAQGTLYTDIIESSVVGSSKTIKSHHNVGGLPDWMTFELIEPLREIFKDEVRKLGLELGLSRDLVFRHPFPGPGLAIRIMGEVNKPSLELLRKADVILRDELKSTGWYNKTWQAFCVLLNVNSVGVMGDNRTYENAICVRVVDASDGMTASFSRLPYDLLENVSRRIINEVNGINRVVYDISSKPPATIEWE; encoded by the coding sequence ATGAACAATACGATTATAGTTTTGGATTTTGGTTCGCAATACACTCAGCTAATAGCTAGAAGGCTAAGAGAAGAGGGCGTCTACACTGAAATTTTGCCATTTAATGCAAAGCTTAGTGAGATAAAAGCGAAAGAGCCAAAAGGTATCATTTTAAGTGGTGGCCCAGCTAGTGTTTATGCTAAAGATGCTTATTTTTGCGATAATGGCGTCTTTGAGTTAAACATCCCTATACTTGGCGTTTGCTACGGCATGCAGCTACTTGCTCACACGCATGGAGCGGAGGTTTTAGCGGCTGATCAAAAAGAGTACGGCAAGGCCGAGCTTAACGTTATTAAAGAGCATGAGCTATTTAAAGATACACCTTCAAAACAAATCGTATGGATGAGTCATAGTGACTATGTAAAAGACTTGCCAGAGGGCTTTGAAGTGATCGCTGTTAGTGAAAATTCGCCTTATTGTGCTTTTGGCGATGATAAACGAAAATTTTATGCGATCCAGTTTCACGCAGAGGTGCAACATAGCGAGTATGGCACGCAAATTTTAAAGAATTTTGCTAAATATATCTGCGGTTGCGAGAGCACATGGAATATGGGAAGCTTCGCTAAAAACAAGATAGACGAGATAAGAAAAACAGTGGGCACCCACAAGGTACTTTGCGCAGTTAGCGGTGGCGTGGATAGCTCTGTAACCGCGGCGCTTTTAGCAGCTGCTGTGCCTAAAAATTTGATTCTTGTCTTTGTTGATAACGGACTTCTTAGAACAAACGAAAAAGAGCAAGTTGAAGCTACATTTAGAACAAAGCTTGGTGTTGAGCTAGTTAGCATAGATGCGAGCGAGACCTTCCTTGGCCGCTTAGCTGGCGTCGTTGATCCTGAGAAAAAACGCAAGATCATAGGTGAGACATTTATAGAAATTTTTGAGCAAGAGGCTAAAAAGCATGGTGATGTGAAATTTCTAGCTCAAGGCACCCTTTATACTGATATCATCGAAAGCTCAGTAGTTGGCTCAAGTAAGACGATAAAGAGCCACCACAACGTTGGTGGTTTGCCTGATTGGATGACATTTGAGCTAATAGAGCCACTAAGAGAAATTTTTAAAGATGAGGTTAGAAAGCTAGGTCTTGAGCTTGGGCTAAGCCGTGATTTAGTATTCCGCCATCCTTTCCCAGGACCGGGCCTTGCTATTCGCATTATGGGTGAAGTAAATAAACCAAGTCTAGAACTACTTCGAAAAGCTGACGTGATCTTGCGCGACGAGCTAAAGAGCACTGGCTGGTACAACAAAACTTGGCAGGCATTCTGCGTACTTTTAAATGTAAATTCTGTCGGCGTAATGGGTGATAACCGCACCTATGAAAACGCTATTTGCGTGCGTGTGGTCGATGCGAGCGATGGCATGACGGCTAGCTTCTCACGCCTACCGTACGATCTGTTAGAAAACGTCTCTCGCCGCATCATAAACGAGGTAAATGGCATAAACCGCGTAGTTTACGACATCTCGAGCAAACCGCCCGCAACGATAGAGTGGGAATAG
- a CDS encoding TIGR02328 family protein, with amino-acid sequence MRLWHEKLIHLLPKSQLLGQHRECCALRGNGWKKKHKTVDYVFTYSPYHLFIYHVLVMEEMEKRGYNVSVEWKDKNYRGRTAEKYNNLKEEIIGSPIYKEHNIEYLADCIENLRNKGIHLKV; translated from the coding sequence ATGAGACTATGGCATGAAAAACTTATCCACTTATTGCCCAAAAGTCAGCTTCTTGGGCAACATAGGGAATGTTGTGCTCTGAGGGGCAATGGATGGAAAAAGAAACATAAAACTGTAGACTATGTGTTTACATATTCCCCATATCATCTTTTTATTTACCATGTATTGGTTATGGAGGAGATGGAAAAAAGGGGATATAATGTTTCTGTGGAATGGAAAGATAAAAATTATAGAGGAAGGACGGCAGAAAAGTACAATAATCTTAAAGAGGAAATTATAGGCAGTCCAATTTACAAAGAGCACAATATCGAATATCTAGCTGATTGCATAGAAAATTTAAGAAACAAAGGTATACATTTAAAAGTATAG